In one Archangium lipolyticum genomic region, the following are encoded:
- a CDS encoding HpcH/HpaI aldolase family protein translates to MIRPNKLKQALAKQQAVFGIFCSTPSPMVVEMIGCAGFDFVIIDTEHALVNPETLENMVRAAEVVGMTPLVRVSENAPGPILRALDAGAQGVVVPRVRGAAEAERAVRASRYYPDGERGMGTGRAARFGGVNLPEYVKQANAETLVVVMIEDQAGVEDIDAILQVPGVDLVLEGSADLSQSLGIPWSTRHPRVREALYRVQAAARARGIPFCAIPRAMEDSVSWWEQGVRAFVAGDERGVAFRALQAQLRPYQQLSTERTERDVTEGVP, encoded by the coding sequence ATGATTCGACCCAACAAGCTGAAGCAGGCGCTCGCGAAGCAGCAGGCCGTCTTCGGCATCTTCTGCTCCACCCCCTCGCCGATGGTGGTGGAGATGATTGGCTGCGCGGGATTCGATTTCGTCATCATCGACACCGAGCACGCGCTGGTGAACCCGGAGACGCTGGAGAACATGGTGCGTGCGGCGGAGGTCGTCGGGATGACGCCGCTGGTGCGGGTGTCGGAGAACGCCCCGGGACCCATCCTGCGGGCGCTCGATGCGGGAGCGCAGGGCGTGGTGGTGCCACGCGTGCGCGGGGCCGCGGAAGCCGAGCGGGCGGTGCGAGCGAGCCGCTACTACCCGGACGGCGAGCGCGGCATGGGGACCGGACGGGCGGCGCGCTTCGGAGGGGTGAACCTCCCGGAATACGTCAAGCAGGCGAACGCCGAGACGCTGGTCGTGGTGATGATTGAAGACCAGGCAGGGGTGGAGGACATCGACGCCATCCTCCAGGTGCCCGGCGTGGACCTCGTGCTCGAGGGCTCGGCGGACCTGTCGCAGTCGCTCGGCATCCCCTGGAGCACGCGCCATCCGCGGGTGCGCGAAGCCCTCTACCGGGTCCAGGCGGCGGCCCGCGCACGGGGCATCCCCTTTTGCGCCATCCCCAGGGCGATGGAAGACTCCGTCTCCTGGTGGGAGCAGGGTGTGCGGGCGTTCGTCGCGGGTGACGAGCGCGGCGTGGCGTTCCGAGCCCTCCAGGCTCAACTGCGGCCCTACCAGCAGCTATCGACGGAGCGTACGGAGCGTGACGTCACCGAGGGTGTGCCATGA
- a CDS encoding type III PLP-dependent enzyme, with translation MTEFSKVVQSLKAERSHPLCAYIYDLGHLKRHASRCIETLPAPCRLFYAVKANSEEPILRALAPIVHGFEVASLGEVEKVRSVAPDAPILFGGPGKTDAEIEGALQHRVSLIHVESAHELRRVEYLAGRAGRVADILLRVNLRGPLPSATLYMAGKPTQFGIDEEDIPAVIGLAKRCQHVRLRGFHFHSISNDLDATGHAHLVAHYLRLTRTWAARFSLDIAYVNAGGGLGVNYRQLDKQFDWEAFTTELNQLLPDECPPGASILFECGRYMTAACGAYAVEILDIKRNHGKDYVIVRGGTHHFRLPSSWQHSHPFTLVPWEGWTSPIERPELRDGTITVVGQLCTPKDVLAYDVAVERVRVGDVILFQYAGAYGWSISHHDFLSHPHPEQIFLEGGGC, from the coding sequence ATGACAGAGTTCAGCAAGGTGGTCCAATCCCTGAAGGCGGAGCGCTCTCACCCCCTGTGCGCTTACATCTATGACCTGGGGCACCTGAAGCGGCATGCCTCCCGGTGCATCGAAACGCTGCCGGCCCCGTGCCGTCTCTTCTACGCCGTCAAGGCCAACTCGGAAGAGCCCATCCTGCGTGCGCTTGCCCCCATCGTGCACGGCTTCGAGGTCGCCTCGCTCGGGGAGGTGGAGAAGGTCCGGTCGGTGGCGCCGGATGCTCCCATTCTCTTTGGTGGCCCGGGAAAGACGGATGCGGAGATCGAGGGTGCCCTCCAGCACCGCGTCAGCCTGATTCACGTGGAGAGCGCGCATGAGCTCCGGCGGGTGGAGTACCTGGCGGGGAGGGCAGGGCGCGTGGCGGACATCCTTCTGCGCGTCAACCTGCGCGGTCCACTCCCCAGCGCGACGCTCTACATGGCGGGGAAGCCGACCCAGTTCGGCATCGATGAGGAGGACATCCCAGCGGTGATTGGACTGGCGAAGCGGTGCCAGCACGTGCGCCTGCGGGGGTTCCACTTCCACTCGATTTCGAACGACCTGGATGCGACGGGACATGCCCACCTCGTGGCACACTACCTGCGGCTCACCCGGACCTGGGCCGCTCGGTTCTCCCTGGACATTGCCTACGTCAATGCAGGCGGCGGGCTCGGGGTCAACTACCGCCAGCTCGACAAGCAGTTCGATTGGGAGGCCTTCACCACGGAGCTGAACCAGCTGCTCCCCGACGAGTGTCCACCCGGCGCGTCCATCCTCTTCGAGTGCGGCCGGTACATGACGGCGGCGTGCGGCGCCTACGCGGTCGAGATCCTCGATATCAAGCGAAACCACGGCAAGGATTACGTCATCGTCCGGGGTGGCACGCACCACTTCCGGTTGCCCTCCTCCTGGCAGCACAGCCATCCCTTCACGCTCGTCCCGTGGGAGGGGTGGACCTCCCCCATCGAGCGGCCGGAGCTGCGCGACGGAACCATCACCGTGGTGGGGCAGCTGTGCACGCCCAAGGATGTGCTCGCCTACGACGTCGCCGTGGAGCGGGTGCGCGTCGGCGATGTGATCCTCTTCCAGTATGCGGGAGCGTACGGCTGGTCTATCTCACACCACGACTTCCTCAGCCATCCACACCCCGAGCAGATTTTCCTGGAAGGTGGGGGATGCTGA
- a CDS encoding ParB N-terminal domain-containing protein, with translation MAGKLPELRLMPVERVCIHEGHEPSRLDETCRAIAAEGVLRHPLLATPMADGRALILDGAHRTQALRELGCVRLPVQWVEPRAFNLEAWTHLVPEGPWLTELRRNPSLRWSQEMECAGRLIAEVVDDAGVCHPVHAATPERDILSILPAWQRVVEAYTDTGAVRRVPDGAVHRPEPGMVLLRYPACSLEEVESVVLAGKRMPPGVTRFVVQGRYLNLRIPLELLRSPADTEAEWEALVAHRLGALRFYAEGVYLCEA, from the coding sequence ATGGCGGGGAAGTTGCCCGAGCTGCGGTTGATGCCCGTGGAGCGCGTGTGCATCCATGAAGGGCACGAGCCCAGCAGGCTCGACGAAACCTGTCGGGCCATCGCGGCCGAAGGTGTCCTTCGCCATCCCCTGCTGGCGACGCCGATGGCGGATGGGCGCGCCCTGATTCTAGACGGCGCGCACCGGACGCAGGCACTGCGGGAACTCGGCTGCGTCCGTCTTCCCGTCCAGTGGGTCGAGCCTCGAGCATTCAACCTCGAGGCCTGGACTCACCTCGTGCCCGAGGGCCCGTGGCTGACGGAGCTGCGGCGGAATCCTTCCCTCAGGTGGAGCCAGGAGATGGAGTGCGCGGGGCGCCTCATCGCCGAGGTGGTGGATGATGCCGGGGTGTGCCATCCGGTCCACGCGGCCACGCCGGAGCGGGACATCCTCTCCATCCTCCCGGCCTGGCAGCGCGTGGTCGAGGCCTACACGGACACGGGGGCGGTCCGGCGCGTGCCCGACGGAGCGGTCCATCGCCCGGAACCAGGCATGGTGCTGCTCCGCTACCCCGCGTGCTCGCTCGAGGAGGTGGAGTCCGTCGTCTTGGCGGGGAAGCGGATGCCTCCCGGCGTCACGCGCTTCGTCGTGCAGGGGCGATACCTCAATCTGCGCATCCCGCTCGAGTTGCTGCGCAGCCCCGCTGACACCGAAGCGGAATGGGAGGCGCTCGTGGCGCACCGGCTGGGGGCACTTCGTTTCTACGCCGAGGGAGTCTACCTGTGCGAAGCCTGA
- a CDS encoding IucA/IucC family protein, with amino-acid sequence MRSLTRAAGEQQVMTDLVNTLLAEDVFGLTTRGELHTRAAVPSSVLAERDEASTHLLRFWVEPGKRFLLIPITPAVTQPYRTSSGAVIEVECEPHVERPLSAVDFLQTLASAASHEGSVSRLCDELRLAAAQGELSNGALDTLPAPRLTSLLDLERWAAFRDRPFHPVAKAKVGWNEAEYRCYAPEFHREVTLRWMAVRRDHLLLGREVQDWSPAELLLPEPEVRAVMAAMEQAGLSPADYMALPVHPWQMERTLPRELQPEVAASICVPLRVEAGGYVASSSLRSLAPVGGGGRHVKLPIGIESLGAIRSLSALSMRNGERGQQLLHQVLGKDSILWERLHLCDETVWFAFYPPGSDWWEDRPRHLSCLIREYPARLLSDGRVQLVPMSALAQPGTASHAHLFTSWLARRGQGTASRAEVLELFRSVSTRFLGLAMRLLRHGVLPEIHGQNVLLVLNDGEVEGLLLRDHDTVRIHLPWLQEAGLSDPHYVVKPGRPNSLYNETPEALLGYLQTLGIQVNLYGIADALSRSYAIQEAEFFRVIESSLSQAVDSAGFSAGARAAVEKALFQDPEWPVKMVLAPLLGRSGPAGSSMPSGWGKTGNPFRRMAP; translated from the coding sequence GTGCGAAGCCTGACTCGCGCGGCCGGGGAACAGCAGGTGATGACCGACCTGGTGAACACGCTGCTGGCCGAGGACGTCTTCGGGCTTACAACCCGCGGCGAGCTGCATACCCGCGCCGCGGTGCCTTCCTCGGTCCTCGCCGAGCGCGATGAGGCCTCCACGCATCTCTTGCGCTTCTGGGTGGAGCCCGGCAAGCGGTTCCTCCTCATTCCCATCACACCCGCGGTCACACAGCCGTATCGCACCTCCTCCGGCGCGGTCATCGAAGTGGAGTGCGAGCCACATGTGGAGAGGCCGCTCTCCGCCGTCGACTTCCTGCAGACCCTGGCCAGCGCTGCTTCTCACGAGGGCTCCGTGAGTCGTCTGTGTGACGAGCTTCGGCTGGCAGCCGCGCAGGGGGAGCTCTCCAACGGGGCTCTGGACACCCTTCCCGCGCCGCGGCTGACCTCCCTGCTCGACCTCGAGCGCTGGGCGGCGTTCCGCGACAGGCCATTTCACCCCGTGGCCAAGGCGAAGGTCGGATGGAACGAGGCCGAGTACCGTTGCTATGCCCCCGAGTTTCACCGGGAGGTCACCCTTCGATGGATGGCCGTGCGGAGGGATCATCTGCTCCTCGGGCGGGAGGTTCAGGACTGGAGTCCCGCTGAGCTGCTGCTCCCGGAACCGGAGGTCAGGGCAGTCATGGCCGCCATGGAGCAGGCCGGCCTGAGTCCCGCGGACTACATGGCCTTGCCCGTCCACCCCTGGCAGATGGAGCGGACTCTTCCCCGCGAGCTCCAGCCGGAAGTGGCGGCCTCAATCTGTGTCCCGCTGCGGGTAGAGGCCGGAGGCTATGTCGCCAGCTCGTCACTTCGCTCCCTGGCGCCGGTCGGAGGGGGAGGCCGGCACGTCAAGCTGCCCATCGGCATCGAGTCGCTCGGCGCCATCCGCTCTCTCTCCGCCCTCTCCATGCGGAACGGCGAGCGGGGACAGCAGTTGCTCCACCAGGTCTTGGGGAAGGATTCCATTCTCTGGGAGCGCCTCCACCTCTGCGATGAGACGGTCTGGTTCGCCTTCTACCCACCGGGCAGCGACTGGTGGGAAGACCGGCCGCGGCACCTCTCCTGCCTCATCCGGGAGTACCCGGCGCGGCTGCTGAGCGACGGTCGAGTTCAGCTCGTCCCCATGTCCGCGTTGGCGCAACCCGGGACAGCCTCACACGCACACCTCTTCACGTCCTGGCTGGCGCGACGGGGCCAGGGCACCGCGAGCCGAGCGGAGGTGTTGGAGCTGTTCCGCTCGGTCTCCACGCGGTTCCTCGGCCTCGCGATGCGCCTGCTGCGGCATGGTGTCCTTCCGGAGATTCATGGCCAGAACGTCTTGCTGGTGCTGAACGACGGTGAGGTGGAGGGGCTCCTGCTGAGGGACCATGACACCGTGCGGATTCACCTACCCTGGCTCCAGGAGGCGGGCCTCTCGGACCCACACTACGTCGTCAAGCCGGGCCGGCCGAACTCGCTCTACAACGAGACCCCGGAGGCGCTGCTGGGGTACCTCCAGACGCTCGGGATTCAGGTCAATCTGTATGGCATCGCCGATGCGCTCTCCCGGAGCTACGCCATCCAGGAGGCCGAGTTCTTCCGCGTGATCGAGAGCAGTCTGTCCCAGGCGGTGGACAGCGCCGGCTTCTCCGCCGGTGCGCGAGCCGCGGTGGAGAAGGCGCTGTTCCAGGACCCGGAGTGGCCCGTCAAGATGGTGCTGGCACCGTTGCTGGGCCGTTCCGGTCCCGCGGGGAGCAGCATGCCGTCCGGGTGGGGCAAGACGGGGAACCCCTTCAGGCGGATGGCCCCCTGA
- a CDS encoding MFS transporter: MQLDERERNLRVLWCSHFLSVTSLCVIAPLLPFFLRELGATSQTSALTWSGFALAAPAVTYAVTAPLWGRLGDRWGQKWMVVRALAGLALTLILMGYAETPFQFFLLRLLQGAFGGVVSAGTALASTQASAESRGRVLGRLESAVAAGSLAGPIIGGVLMDWWSFRHLLILLGGLLALSAVAAVGLLNRDRPVASVARAGVWGTFGQLLGERRVRRFLLAGICANLGVYGLVAILSARVKELSPLSTHAATWVGVMQAVTWAAALFGAPWWGKRNDTSLVERNFIIASLLCGTGVALQALPLGLEWLLPWRALQGFGFSALLPSALLIVSQAAPESQRGAHIGAANSLLVVGQIGGSLMSAFLARSLSPAWIFVTMSACFVAGAAAVWVPQKSSDTVAREGAVQS, translated from the coding sequence ATGCAACTCGACGAACGGGAGCGCAACCTCCGGGTGCTCTGGTGCAGCCACTTTCTCTCCGTCACCAGTCTGTGCGTCATTGCCCCCCTGTTGCCGTTCTTTCTGAGGGAACTCGGAGCCACGAGTCAGACATCGGCCCTGACGTGGAGCGGCTTCGCGCTGGCGGCCCCCGCGGTCACCTATGCCGTGACAGCTCCGCTCTGGGGCAGGCTGGGTGACCGCTGGGGCCAGAAGTGGATGGTGGTCCGGGCGCTCGCGGGGCTCGCGCTGACGCTCATCCTCATGGGGTATGCCGAGACTCCGTTCCAGTTCTTCCTTCTCCGCCTGCTCCAGGGGGCGTTCGGCGGAGTGGTCAGCGCGGGCACGGCCCTGGCCAGCACGCAGGCCTCGGCCGAGAGCCGGGGGCGGGTGCTCGGAAGGCTCGAGAGCGCCGTCGCGGCCGGCTCGTTGGCGGGCCCCATCATCGGTGGGGTGCTCATGGACTGGTGGAGCTTTCGCCACCTGCTGATCCTCCTGGGAGGACTCCTCGCGCTCTCGGCGGTGGCCGCGGTGGGCTTGCTGAATAGGGACCGCCCGGTGGCGAGCGTCGCTCGGGCCGGCGTCTGGGGCACGTTTGGCCAGCTCCTGGGAGAGCGCCGCGTCCGGCGGTTCCTGCTGGCCGGCATTTGCGCCAACCTGGGCGTCTACGGGCTGGTGGCCATCCTCTCCGCACGGGTCAAGGAGCTCTCACCCCTGAGCACCCATGCGGCCACCTGGGTGGGCGTCATGCAGGCGGTCACGTGGGCCGCCGCCTTGTTCGGGGCCCCCTGGTGGGGGAAGAGAAACGACACCTCCCTGGTGGAGCGGAACTTCATCATCGCCTCGTTGCTCTGTGGGACTGGCGTCGCGCTCCAGGCCCTGCCGTTGGGCCTCGAGTGGCTCCTCCCCTGGCGTGCCTTGCAAGGGTTTGGCTTCAGCGCCCTGCTGCCCTCGGCCCTCCTCATCGTCTCGCAGGCGGCGCCCGAGTCGCAGCGCGGCGCTCACATCGGTGCCGCGAACAGCCTCCTGGTGGTGGGGCAGATCGGCGGCTCGCTCATGAGCGCCTTCCTCGCCCGGAGTCTCAGCCCGGCGTGGATTTTCGTCACCATGTCGGCCTGCTTCGTGGCCGGGGCCGCCGCGGTGTGGGTGCCCCAGAAATCATCGGACACTGTCGCGCGGGAAGGAGCGGTCCAGTCGTGA